In Anaerobacillus isosaccharinicus, one genomic interval encodes:
- a CDS encoding AAA family ATPase, which produces MLKKYPLIKTKFIPPLIKNTNLYRPMLIKKMRNILDVPITLIHSGPGYGKSSSIASYLEYQQGKFCWYTLSKQEDNFVPFLVHMIYAVQATSPSFCERLLEFVLNEDVDSLEGEVELLCSEFINELVAMKEEIIIVLDDIHYLEASKTSINWLSLVIQYLPKNVHLVLCGRIRPTWDVLTRLLVHGELLEITEADLAFSKEEIEVLFADFYNLELIESQVDYVCELTEGWIIAIQMIWQQFKITGDLEVKEHLNIRSLEELFRYLAMEVFSKQPDEMRQFLLATCIFGEFNIPFCNAILNRKDSQQMVANLLSQNLFIIPIGTEQYRYHPLFKDFLIKQLRYDEALFYENQDRAANFFLENENYERAIYHYQKIEESKKVGAILDRYGQILLQQGKIEAVSKMFDRLSVNVKLEYIRLWFIEGEINRYFCHYEKALSCYRQLEELAELKQDFIAGSLAQEGKAKIYLDTIQPAKADSHLSQAIK; this is translated from the coding sequence GTGCTGAAAAAGTATCCATTAATAAAAACTAAATTTATACCACCTCTTATAAAAAATACAAATCTTTACCGTCCGATGTTAATCAAGAAAATGAGAAATATTTTAGACGTACCAATAACCTTAATTCACTCTGGTCCAGGGTACGGGAAAAGTTCATCAATTGCCTCTTATCTAGAATACCAGCAGGGGAAATTTTGTTGGTATACACTATCTAAACAAGAGGATAACTTTGTTCCTTTTCTTGTACATATGATTTACGCCGTCCAGGCAACCTCCCCTTCCTTTTGCGAAAGATTACTAGAGTTTGTGTTAAATGAGGATGTTGACAGTTTAGAAGGCGAAGTGGAATTGCTTTGTTCAGAATTTATAAATGAATTAGTCGCAATGAAAGAGGAAATTATTATTGTTCTAGATGACATTCATTATTTAGAAGCATCGAAAACGAGTATAAACTGGTTAAGTTTAGTCATCCAATATCTTCCGAAAAATGTACACCTTGTGTTATGCGGTAGAATACGCCCAACATGGGACGTACTGACAAGGTTATTGGTCCATGGTGAGTTACTAGAAATAACTGAAGCAGACTTGGCTTTTTCGAAAGAGGAAATTGAAGTTCTTTTTGCCGACTTCTATAACTTAGAGTTAATTGAATCGCAAGTCGATTATGTTTGCGAGTTAACAGAAGGTTGGATTATTGCAATCCAAATGATCTGGCAGCAGTTTAAAATTACAGGCGATCTAGAAGTGAAAGAGCATTTAAATATTAGATCACTTGAAGAACTTTTTCGTTATTTGGCAATGGAGGTATTTTCAAAGCAGCCTGATGAGATGCGTCAGTTTCTACTAGCAACATGTATATTCGGAGAGTTTAATATTCCGTTCTGTAACGCAATTCTTAATCGTAAAGACTCACAACAGATGGTAGCAAATCTACTTTCACAAAATTTATTTATTATTCCTATAGGTACAGAACAATATCGTTATCACCCTTTGTTCAAGGACTTTTTAATTAAACAATTACGTTACGATGAAGCCCTTTTTTATGAAAATCAAGATCGTGCTGCAAACTTTTTTTTGGAAAATGAAAATTATGAACGGGCAATCTACCATTATCAGAAAATTGAAGAAAGTAAAAAAGTTGGTGCAATTTTAGATCGGTATGGTCAAATTCTTTTGCAGCAAGGAAAGATAGAGGCTGTATCTAAAATGTTTGATCGATTGTCAGTAAATGTGAAATTGGAATATATCAGGCTATGGTTTATTGAAGGAGAAATAAACCGATATTTTTGCCATTATGAGAAAGCGCTTTCTTGTTATCGCCAGCTTGAAGAACTAGCGGAATTAAAGCAAGATTTCATAGCAGGGAGTTTGGCACAGGAAGGTAAAGCAAAGATTTATTTAGATACTATTCAACCAGCAAAAGCGGATAGTCATTTAAGTCAGGCAATTAAATAG
- a CDS encoding transposase codes for MKPALIPHISYQNFVLDQLNTHYSGGILTLVQKDWTIISKLWITDLSFTTTWLHDSYSVKGPEPRDPASMLRSYLLCLLTSPTLSITEWVNQLHRVPLYTILSGFEPGDVPGVGTFYDFFRRLSGFEKANVKPFIKLKRKKKKKKKPKKGEKATPRNPGIIRKLVDRHLRNGSKQKQLPGDQLYAFFQSQFLEVSARLGLLGDPHSLGVVGDGTPVETARYPRSKPICDCSAQGLTNCTHPRRYSQPDIDSGWDSSRERYFNGYHLYMISTSDSQYDLPLYPRLHPASRHDSVSLVVGSIEFSQRYTLGTIDKILLDAAHDAEPIYELLDHHNVEPFIDLNVRTKKNFSTQSDIQISPLGVPICPIGMEMKPNGFDKSQNRQKWRCPLACGTKNTCSTPCSKAKYGRTFHTFKQDNLRLFTKTPRSSEKWKLIYKRRTSVERSNKREKVDYHLESGRHRSTKMWYVRLYSIMMCQHIDAWYSSQKETLNIQEIIFSKSA; via the coding sequence ATGAAACCTGCGCTAATACCACATATCTCATATCAAAACTTCGTTTTAGACCAATTAAATACTCATTACTCAGGCGGTATACTGACTCTCGTACAAAAAGATTGGACTATTATCTCGAAGTTATGGATCACGGATCTTTCGTTTACCACTACGTGGCTTCATGATTCATATTCAGTTAAAGGTCCTGAGCCACGTGATCCTGCTTCCATGCTTCGCTCTTATCTTTTGTGTTTATTGACAAGTCCGACCCTGAGTATTACAGAATGGGTGAACCAACTCCATCGTGTTCCTCTTTACACGATCCTTAGCGGCTTTGAACCTGGGGATGTTCCAGGTGTCGGTACTTTTTATGACTTCTTCAGACGGCTATCAGGTTTTGAGAAGGCTAATGTAAAACCTTTTATTAAGCTCAAACGAAAAAAGAAGAAGAAGAAAAAACCGAAAAAGGGTGAAAAAGCAACTCCTAGAAACCCTGGTATTATTAGAAAATTAGTGGATCGTCATTTACGCAATGGCTCAAAACAAAAACAATTGCCGGGAGATCAATTATACGCGTTTTTTCAATCTCAATTTCTTGAAGTTTCAGCGAGATTGGGTTTGCTTGGGGATCCCCATTCCCTTGGTGTTGTTGGAGATGGGACACCCGTGGAAACAGCGAGATACCCAAGGAGCAAACCTATTTGTGATTGTAGTGCCCAAGGACTAACGAATTGTACTCATCCTCGTCGATATTCTCAACCTGACATCGACTCAGGTTGGGATAGTTCAAGGGAGAGGTACTTCAACGGATATCATCTCTACATGATATCCACTAGCGATAGCCAATACGACTTGCCGCTATATCCACGGCTGCATCCTGCTTCCCGGCATGATTCAGTCAGCCTAGTGGTTGGTTCAATTGAATTTTCGCAACGGTACACCTTGGGCACAATTGATAAAATCCTTCTCGATGCCGCACATGATGCAGAACCGATTTACGAATTACTGGACCATCATAATGTGGAACCATTTATTGATCTTAATGTTCGAACAAAGAAAAACTTCAGTACGCAAAGTGATATTCAGATTTCTCCCCTAGGCGTTCCTATTTGTCCAATTGGAATGGAAATGAAACCCAATGGGTTTGACAAATCTCAAAACCGCCAAAAGTGGCGTTGTCCACTAGCTTGCGGAACAAAAAATACATGTTCCACTCCGTGTTCTAAAGCGAAGTATGGCCGGACATTTCATACGTTTAAGCAAGATAATCTTCGTCTGTTCACTAAAACACCGAGGTCTTCTGAAAAGTGGAAACTGATTTATAAACGAAGAACTTCAGTTGAACGTTCGAACAAAAGAGAAAAAGTCGACTATCACTTAGAATCTGGGCGTCATCGCTCTACAAAAATGTGGTATGTCCGCTTATATTCAATCATGATGTGTCAACACATAGATGCTTGGTACAGTAGTCAGAAAGAGACTTTGAACATCCAAGAAATCATCTTTTCTAAGAGCGCCTAG
- a CDS encoding BTAD domain-containing putative transcriptional regulator: protein MVQENLEPQGSANAESLFKLMEEEQENPERQLQLYSLMAENLVNLGKMQEALQWLIKCKAVKADFTKVELESRYLLRIGELQQAKMVLEETNEFEANENYLSQSHRETDLILSIICSFMGELDKGKKLAERAILRGTLRKSPFVEACGWIRMGHIVQLDGKYNHDLAIQCYETALGLMEKINMSRGKSEAYMGLTVLYGRLGNYEMAQKMSLMALEEPNRVKDQWLASFVYLSHSIAAIYCKKLEEAKFLLDEASKGFDMCSGKFGLTVTLFWQAKLAMDQGNWPDFKVGIEKFLQLVEEHDYEFFLTKKTLFGPKDLQLIIPMLIEARELGLATSARFLEKLGLENLSFHPGYSIKVKTLGDFQVWLGNDKVHDRSWKREKAKELFQLLVTNKTKMFPKGEILSLLWNDLDEEAAQRDFKVALNALNKVIEPMRQVRSNPFFIQREDSLYGINKEAVFEVDAEIFETTIEKGLRAQGAKEAIEILIEGLTLYEGDYLPSRRYDDWCLEERERLLVLFLRGAERLSQLYIENDLYDEAIYWSEAILLKDVCWEEAYRILMYAYHNKNNRTYALRIYERCCKQLQEELGVEPVEATKQMYKKIKENSKVELSSMS from the coding sequence TTGGTTCAAGAAAACCTTGAGCCACAAGGCTCGGCAAATGCCGAGAGTCTATTTAAACTAATGGAGGAAGAACAGGAAAACCCTGAACGACAACTACAACTTTATAGTTTAATGGCCGAAAACTTGGTTAACCTGGGAAAAATGCAAGAGGCATTACAGTGGCTCATTAAATGTAAGGCAGTAAAAGCAGACTTCACTAAAGTAGAATTAGAATCTCGTTATCTTCTACGTATAGGCGAACTCCAACAAGCAAAAATGGTCTTAGAAGAAACGAATGAATTTGAAGCTAATGAAAACTATCTATCCCAATCCCACCGTGAAACAGACTTAATTCTATCTATTATTTGTTCGTTTATGGGGGAGTTAGATAAGGGGAAGAAGTTGGCAGAACGAGCGATATTACGCGGTACATTGAGGAAATCGCCATTTGTTGAAGCGTGTGGTTGGATTCGTATGGGCCATATTGTTCAACTAGACGGAAAATACAATCATGATTTGGCAATTCAATGCTATGAAACGGCTCTTGGATTAATGGAAAAAATAAATATGTCAAGAGGGAAGTCCGAAGCTTATATGGGATTAACAGTCCTTTACGGAAGGTTAGGAAACTACGAAATGGCGCAAAAAATGTCTTTAATGGCATTAGAAGAACCTAATCGAGTGAAGGATCAATGGTTAGCTTCTTTTGTTTACTTGTCTCATAGCATTGCTGCTATCTATTGTAAAAAGTTAGAAGAAGCAAAGTTTTTACTAGACGAGGCTTCTAAAGGTTTTGACATGTGTAGTGGAAAGTTTGGACTTACAGTTACCCTCTTTTGGCAAGCAAAGCTAGCAATGGATCAGGGCAATTGGCCAGATTTTAAAGTTGGTATAGAGAAATTTCTCCAATTAGTTGAAGAGCATGACTATGAATTCTTTTTAACTAAGAAAACACTGTTTGGTCCGAAAGATCTACAACTTATCATCCCAATGCTTATTGAAGCTAGAGAATTAGGTTTAGCTACCTCCGCACGTTTTCTTGAAAAACTTGGACTTGAGAACTTATCATTTCATCCTGGTTATTCGATAAAAGTAAAAACTCTCGGTGATTTTCAAGTTTGGCTAGGCAATGACAAAGTTCATGACAGAAGTTGGAAACGAGAAAAGGCAAAAGAACTATTTCAATTATTAGTTACGAATAAAACGAAAATGTTTCCAAAAGGAGAGATTTTATCATTACTTTGGAATGATCTAGATGAGGAAGCGGCGCAAAGAGATTTTAAAGTGGCGCTTAATGCCCTAAACAAAGTGATTGAACCAATGCGGCAAGTTCGAAGTAATCCCTTCTTTATTCAACGAGAAGATTCTTTATATGGCATAAACAAAGAGGCAGTTTTCGAAGTGGATGCAGAAATCTTTGAAACAACGATAGAGAAAGGATTAAGAGCACAAGGGGCAAAGGAGGCTATAGAAATTTTAATCGAAGGATTAACTCTTTACGAAGGTGACTACCTACCTAGCAGGCGTTATGACGATTGGTGTTTAGAAGAACGGGAAAGACTACTCGTTTTGTTTTTACGTGGTGCAGAACGATTATCACAACTATATATCGAAAATGATTTGTACGATGAGGCTATTTACTGGAGCGAAGCTATCCTTCTCAAAGATGTATGTTGGGAAGAAGCATATCGCATTTTAATGTACGCTTATCATAATAAAAACAACAGAACATATGCCCTTCGTATTTATGAAAGATGTTGTAAACAACTTCAAGAGGAGTTGGGAGTAGAACCCGTTGAAGCGACCAAGCAAATGTATAAAAAAATAAAAGAAAACAGTAAAGTTGAATTGAGCAGTATGTCTTAA
- a CDS encoding substrate-binding domain-containing protein, producing the protein MRLKKTWLGFFIALIALLMLAACNSSDTGSKETSNENPPKTTTPAADEKKELEVVKIGLLTSVTGALEAYGAQTIKGFELGLEFATGGTMEVAGKRIEFIIEDTETQPDVAVQKATRLLEDHKVDFIVGSSSSGDTLAVLPLMEEYKKIMVVEPAVADSITGSNWNKYIFRTGRSSSQDAVAGAAAIAKPGVKIATLAQDFAFGRDGVAAFKKAAEALGAELMHEEFADPAGVDFSSNIQRIINAKPDYLFVIWAGANSPWGQLEDMRVQERGIKLSTGAPDIAALRTMEDMIGMEGFTVYHHSLPDNEVNDWLVAEHQKRHNGEMPDLFTPGGFASAMAIVAALEKTNGNLDTETLITAMEGMTFETPKGPMTFRPEDHQALQTMYAIRLERKDGFDYPVPVLLRALSPEESAPAIMNNR; encoded by the coding sequence ATGAGATTGAAAAAAACTTGGCTTGGCTTCTTTATCGCCTTAATCGCTTTACTAATGTTGGCGGCTTGTAACTCTAGCGATACGGGAAGTAAGGAAACATCAAATGAAAATCCACCAAAGACAACGACACCTGCTGCTGATGAGAAGAAGGAATTAGAAGTTGTTAAAATAGGTTTGTTAACGTCTGTAACCGGGGCACTTGAGGCATATGGTGCGCAAACGATTAAAGGCTTCGAGTTAGGATTAGAATTTGCAACTGGTGGGACGATGGAAGTTGCCGGTAAGCGAATTGAATTCATAATTGAAGATACAGAAACACAACCGGATGTAGCGGTTCAAAAAGCTACAAGATTGCTAGAAGATCATAAGGTAGACTTTATCGTTGGTTCATCTTCATCAGGCGATACGTTAGCTGTTTTACCATTAATGGAAGAATACAAAAAAATTATGGTTGTTGAGCCGGCAGTTGCCGATAGTATTACAGGTTCAAACTGGAATAAATACATTTTTAGAACAGGTAGAAGCTCTTCACAAGATGCTGTTGCAGGTGCTGCAGCAATTGCAAAACCAGGTGTGAAAATTGCGACACTTGCACAAGATTTCGCTTTCGGTAGAGATGGAGTTGCGGCATTCAAAAAAGCAGCAGAGGCCCTAGGCGCTGAATTAATGCATGAAGAATTTGCAGATCCGGCTGGAGTCGACTTCTCTTCGAATATCCAACGTATTATTAATGCAAAGCCTGATTACTTATTCGTTATTTGGGCAGGAGCTAATAGTCCATGGGGACAATTAGAAGACATGAGAGTTCAGGAAAGAGGAATTAAGCTTTCTACTGGAGCGCCTGATATTGCCGCTCTTCGAACGATGGAAGACATGATTGGAATGGAAGGTTTCACGGTTTATCATCATAGCTTACCAGATAATGAAGTAAATGATTGGTTAGTTGCAGAACACCAAAAGCGTCATAATGGTGAAATGCCAGATTTATTTACACCAGGCGGTTTTGCTTCAGCAATGGCCATTGTAGCGGCACTCGAAAAAACAAATGGAAATTTAGATACTGAAACGTTAATTACTGCTATGGAAGGAATGACTTTCGAGACTCCGAAAGGTCCAATGACATTCCGTCCTGAAGATCATCAAGCGTTGCAAACGATGTACGCAATTCGATTAGAAAGAAAAGACGGGTTTGACTATCCAGTTCCAGTATTGTTGCGTGCCCTTTCACCAGAAGAATCAGCGCCAGCAATTATGAACAATAGGTAA
- a CDS encoding ABC transporter ATP-binding protein: protein MDTILETKQLTIAFGGHVAVSEVNIEIERNTLKSIIGPNGAGKTTFFNMISGQLKPTKGQVFFKGKDITKMSPTQRTRLGIGRSFQITNVFPHLTCHENVRLAVQAQMKVFYNMFSHFSRLNEINEKASEYLKMVKLENKEKELAVNLAHGEKRKLEIAMLLALETEILLLDEPTAGMSLEEVPMILDVIRTIRDERKRTIVLIEHKMDMILDLSDSIMVLFHGKLLADGEPEEIMKNDQVQKAYLGGLQDDAS from the coding sequence ATGGATACGATTTTAGAAACAAAACAATTAACGATCGCTTTCGGTGGGCATGTAGCTGTAAGTGAAGTAAATATTGAAATTGAACGTAATACGCTAAAGTCAATAATTGGTCCAAATGGTGCTGGAAAAACAACGTTCTTTAACATGATTAGTGGCCAGTTAAAACCTACAAAAGGGCAAGTGTTTTTTAAAGGGAAAGATATTACGAAAATGTCTCCAACACAGCGGACGAGACTAGGCATTGGAAGGTCGTTTCAGATAACAAATGTATTTCCGCATCTAACTTGTCATGAAAACGTTCGCCTAGCAGTTCAAGCTCAAATGAAAGTCTTCTATAATATGTTTTCCCATTTTAGTAGATTAAATGAAATTAATGAGAAAGCCAGCGAGTATTTAAAAATGGTAAAGCTTGAAAACAAAGAGAAAGAGTTGGCTGTAAACTTAGCCCATGGTGAAAAACGAAAGTTAGAAATTGCGATGTTACTCGCATTAGAAACCGAAATTTTGCTTCTAGATGAACCAACGGCAGGAATGTCTTTAGAGGAAGTGCCAATGATTCTTGATGTTATTCGAACAATCCGTGATGAACGAAAAAGGACGATTGTATTAATCGAACACAAAATGGATATGATCCTTGACTTATCAGATAGCATCATGGTTTTGTTTCATGGAAAACTACTGGCTGATGGAGAACCAGAAGAGATTATGAAAAATGACCAAGTTCAAAAAGCTTATTTAGGAGGGTTACAAGATGACGCTTCTTAA
- a CDS encoding ABC transporter ATP-binding protein: MTLLKVDNVHTYIQQYHILQGVSFEVKQGEVTVLLGRNGAGKTTTLRSIMGLNPITSGSITFKGETIGAWPTHKIANAGIGYVPEDQGIFGGLTVEENMKVAMKKKDDATLERMDWILDLFPDLKQFWKKNGGHLSGGQKQMLSIARAYINDNDMLLIDEPSKGLAPIIVEKVMDSINQMKDKTTVVLVEQNFMMASTIGDCFYIIDDGHSVHNGLMNELKHNEELKRQYLGIA; this comes from the coding sequence ATGACGCTTCTTAAAGTAGATAATGTTCATACGTACATTCAGCAATATCATATTTTACAAGGGGTTTCATTTGAAGTAAAGCAAGGAGAAGTAACGGTATTACTAGGAAGAAACGGGGCAGGGAAGACAACAACACTTAGGTCGATTATGGGATTAAACCCTATCACTTCTGGAAGTATCACCTTTAAGGGAGAAACAATTGGAGCCTGGCCAACACATAAAATTGCCAATGCTGGGATAGGTTATGTTCCCGAAGATCAAGGGATTTTCGGTGGTTTAACAGTTGAAGAAAATATGAAGGTTGCGATGAAGAAGAAAGATGATGCAACACTTGAGAGAATGGATTGGATTTTAGATTTGTTCCCTGATTTAAAGCAATTTTGGAAAAAGAATGGTGGTCACTTAAGTGGTGGACAAAAGCAAATGCTATCAATAGCTAGAGCTTATATTAATGATAATGACATGCTTCTTATTGACGAACCGAGTAAAGGGTTAGCGCCAATTATCGTGGAAAAGGTCATGGATTCAATTAATCAAATGAAGGACAAAACGACGGTCGTTCTTGTAGAACAAAACTTTATGATGGCAAGTACGATTGGTGATTGCTTTTATATTATTGATGATGGTCATTCGGTTCATAACGGGTTAATGAATGAGTTGAAGCATAATGAAGAGTTAAAACGGCAATATTTAGGAATTGCTTAA
- a CDS encoding branched-chain amino acid ABC transporter permease has protein sequence MEMLINITVNGLATGMLIFLLAAGLTLIFGLMDVLNFAHGALFLWGAYAGIWVYTSSGSFLIGIIAAIITCCILGYLLERFIVKPVYGNHIQQILITLGAMLVLSELVKVVWGPNIIHARAPEWLRGSWEIGDIFFIKYRIFIIFVGLLVFGSLLFLLNRTKLGLVVRAGVMDKEMVQALGINIRKVFLFVFILGAGMAGLGGMLFGPYSGVIYAEIGLEYGILAFIVVVIGGMGSVLGSMIAALMVGLLGSYAAYFLPEIALAVNFLLMLAILIFKPSGIMGMKEALK, from the coding sequence ATGGAAATGCTCATTAATATTACAGTTAATGGTTTAGCTACAGGGATGCTAATTTTTCTGCTTGCAGCAGGCTTAACACTTATTTTTGGCTTAATGGATGTCTTGAATTTTGCCCACGGTGCTTTATTTTTATGGGGAGCGTATGCAGGAATTTGGGTGTATACGAGTTCGGGAAGCTTTTTAATAGGAATTATAGCAGCAATTATCACTTGTTGTATTTTAGGATATTTACTAGAGCGTTTTATTGTCAAACCAGTGTATGGAAATCATATTCAGCAAATTTTGATTACGTTAGGAGCAATGCTTGTATTGAGTGAGCTAGTAAAGGTTGTATGGGGACCTAATATCATTCATGCTCGCGCACCAGAATGGCTTCGTGGGAGTTGGGAAATAGGCGATATATTCTTTATAAAATACAGAATTTTCATTATTTTTGTCGGGTTACTCGTCTTTGGAAGTCTATTATTCTTATTAAATCGAACAAAGCTAGGGCTCGTAGTAAGAGCAGGTGTAATGGATAAAGAAATGGTGCAGGCGTTAGGGATTAACATTCGAAAAGTATTTTTATTCGTGTTTATCCTTGGTGCTGGAATGGCCGGTTTAGGAGGAATGCTCTTTGGCCCTTACTCTGGTGTTATCTACGCGGAAATAGGATTAGAGTACGGAATTCTAGCTTTCATAGTTGTTGTTATTGGTGGAATGGGCAGTGTTCTTGGCTCAATGATTGCAGCGCTAATGGTTGGTTTATTAGGATCTTATGCAGCATACTTCCTACCAGAAATTGCTTTGGCAGTTAATTTCCTACTCATGTTAGCTATTTTAATCTTTAAACCTTCTGGAATTATGGGGATGAAGGAGGCGTTAAAATGA
- a CDS encoding branched-chain amino acid ABC transporter permease → MSRLKQLSKFKLTLSVLTIGLLFLPFVTDSRSMLIMLTKIFIFAVFAMSYDLLLGYTGIVSFGHAMFFGIGAYTVAICLKAFGPSIPVLLLAVVITIIFTAIVSFLVGLLTLRLKAHFFAMLTLAVAALFLVAAEKWRSLTMGNDGFTFVIPEILRDRVTFYIVALVFMVIVFLFLERFTQSPMGRVLQAIRENEPRVESLGYRVMHYKITANVIAGVVAGLAGILYAMSLRFVNTAVFATELTLDALLITIIGGVGTLFGAIVGAALIEYARHGLMDLASVHWIFERWVILLGTVFILVVMFFPKGIVGTTQSWWVKRQMNKVNKLKPKPPAKNKNFTQDVG, encoded by the coding sequence ATGAGCCGGTTGAAACAACTATCGAAATTTAAACTTACTCTTTCAGTACTTACAATTGGCTTACTTTTCCTCCCGTTTGTCACTGATTCACGAAGTATGCTAATTATGTTAACAAAAATCTTTATATTTGCTGTGTTTGCTATGAGTTATGACTTACTTTTAGGCTATACCGGGATCGTTTCTTTTGGTCACGCGATGTTTTTTGGAATTGGTGCTTATACAGTAGCAATTTGTTTAAAAGCATTTGGTCCTAGTATCCCAGTTTTGTTATTAGCGGTTGTTATAACCATTATTTTTACAGCAATCGTCAGTTTTTTAGTCGGTTTATTAACCCTTCGATTAAAAGCTCACTTCTTTGCAATGTTGACTTTAGCTGTAGCCGCTCTATTTTTAGTAGCAGCTGAAAAGTGGCGTTCTTTAACAATGGGAAATGACGGATTTACGTTTGTGATCCCAGAAATACTTCGTGATCGCGTTACCTTTTATATCGTAGCTCTAGTATTTATGGTTATTGTGTTCTTGTTCCTAGAGCGCTTTACTCAGTCACCTATGGGAAGAGTCTTGCAAGCGATTAGAGAAAATGAACCTCGTGTTGAATCGCTTGGTTATCGGGTTATGCATTATAAAATTACAGCAAATGTCATTGCGGGTGTTGTGGCAGGTTTAGCAGGGATTTTGTACGCTATGAGCTTACGATTTGTAAATACGGCTGTTTTTGCAACAGAACTGACACTTGATGCCCTTTTGATTACGATCATTGGTGGAGTTGGTACATTATTTGGAGCGATTGTTGGAGCGGCACTAATTGAATATGCTCGTCATGGATTAATGGATTTAGCAAGTGTCCACTGGATTTTTGAGCGTTGGGTCATCCTATTAGGAACGGTCTTCATTTTGGTCGTCATGTTTTTCCCGAAAGGAATCGTAGGGACAACACAAAGTTGGTGGGTAAAGAGACAAATGAACAAAGTGAATAAATTAAAACCAAAACCACCTGCTAAAAATAAAAATTTCACCCAAGATGTAGGATAA
- a CDS encoding 3-oxoacyl-ACP synthase, whose protein sequence is MIVEREKIGIVSTGVYLPDGRMTSSEIASLSGIPQDVVETKMGIRQKTIPGPDDHTCQIGVFAAEKALKKAAIDPLDIDLIIYIGEEHKEYPLWTAGIKLQQEIGADNAWAFDVALRCSTTMMALKVAKDMMNSDSSIRTVLLAGGYRNLDFIDYENPRTRFMYNLSAGGGAIILQKGFNNNELLETSLITDGSFSEDVVVVAGGTKHPITGDAIENRLNYLDVLDPQGMKERLEDKSMKNFLKVIRYSLEKSNLTEAEIDYLAILHMKRSAHDYVLKELNLRDEQSIYLDHYGHMGQIDQILSLELALEQGKVNKGDLVVLVSAGIGYAWGATTIRWG, encoded by the coding sequence ATGATAGTCGAACGAGAGAAAATTGGAATTGTTAGTACTGGAGTTTATCTACCAGATGGTCGCATGACTAGTAGCGAGATTGCTAGTTTGTCAGGTATTCCCCAGGATGTAGTTGAAACAAAAATGGGCATTCGCCAGAAAACAATTCCAGGTCCTGATGACCATACTTGCCAAATTGGAGTTTTTGCAGCAGAAAAGGCATTGAAAAAGGCAGCTATTGATCCTCTTGATATCGATTTAATTATATATATTGGTGAAGAACATAAAGAGTATCCACTATGGACGGCTGGGATTAAGCTTCAGCAAGAGATTGGAGCAGATAATGCATGGGCCTTTGACGTGGCCCTTCGTTGTAGCACAACTATGATGGCATTGAAAGTGGCAAAGGATATGATGAACTCTGACTCTTCCATTCGTACAGTTCTTCTTGCCGGTGGGTACCGAAATTTAGATTTTATCGATTATGAAAATCCTAGAACGAGGTTTATGTATAACCTTTCTGCAGGAGGCGGAGCTATCATCCTTCAGAAAGGATTTAATAATAATGAATTGTTGGAAACATCTTTGATAACAGATGGTTCTTTTTCAGAAGATGTTGTTGTAGTAGCAGGAGGTACTAAGCATCCAATAACTGGGGATGCGATTGAAAACCGACTAAACTATTTAGATGTTCTTGACCCGCAGGGAATGAAAGAGCGACTTGAAGATAAATCGATGAAAAACTTCTTAAAAGTAATCAGATACTCTTTAGAAAAAAGTAATTTGACGGAAGCTGAGATTGATTACTTAGCTATCTTGCATATGAAGCGCTCCGCTCATGATTATGTCTTAAAAGAGTTAAATCTACGTGATGAGCAGTCGATTTATTTAGATCATTATGGTCATATGGGGCAGATTGATCAAATTTTATCTCTAGAACTGGCCCTTGAACAAGGGAAGGTTAACAAGGGTGACCTAGTGGTGCTAGTAAGCGCTGGAATTGGTTATGCCTGGGGAGCAACAACGATCCGCTGGGGCTAA